The nucleotide sequence TCGCGTCACGCCGGTCGCCTAGCCGGCGGGGACGTCGACGCCGCCGAGTCGGAGCAGGCGGGACGAGCCCGTGCCGCCTCCTCCGACCGGCGCGCCGCACGCCGCGCACACGGTCGCGACGTGCAGCTCCGCGCCGCAGGAGTGCTCCCACACCGTCGGCGGCGGACCCTGCGTCACGTACCGGTCGCCCCATTCCATCAGCGACAGCAGGATCGGCCGCAGCGCGCGGCCGGACTCCGTCGGCAGGTACTCGAAGCGGCGCGGGTGCTCGTCGTAGAGCCGCTTCTCCAGCACGCCGGCGTCGACCAGGGTGCGCAAGCGGGCGGCCAGGATGTCGCGGCTGCCGCCGGTGTTCGCGACGATCTCGTCGAACCGGACCCGCCCGAGCAGTACCTCACGCAGCACGAGGAAGCTCCACCGTTCCCCGACGACGGCGAGCGCGTTGGCGATCGAGCACTCGGCGACGGCGCCGGTCACGACGCCGCCAGCTGTGGGTAGAGCGCGCCGACGTCGCCCGCCAGTCCGGCCTTGACCTGCCGGCTGACGTCGTCGACCAGCACCTCGAACTCGCCGGCCTCGACGGCGTCGAAGGCGAGCCGGGCCACGTCGCCCGGGGCGGACTTCGGGGCGGTCACCTCCGCTGCCATGTCGGTGTCGATGTAGGCCGAGTGCAGGCCGGTGACGCCGATGCCGCGCTCGCGCAGCTCCAGCCGCAGCGAGTTCGTCTGCGACCAGAGCGCCGCCTTCGACGCGCTGTACGAGCCCGAGATGGCCAGCCACGACAACACCGAGTGCACGTTCAGCAGGTGCCCGCCACCATTGGCCTCGATGACCGGTACGAACGCCCGCGTCACGCGCAACGGCCCGTAGAAGTTGGTCTCGAACTCGGTGCGCACGTCGTCGATCGGCGAGTCGAGGAACGACGCGCTGACCAGTCCACCGGCGTTGTTCACCAGCACCTGCACGTCGCCTGCGGCGTCCACTGCCGCGCGCGCGTCGTCGTCCGACGTGACGTCCAGGCGCAATGGCACCACTCGCGGGTCGTCGGCGACGACGGTCCGCGGGTCGCGCGCCGCCGCGTACACCCGCGCCGCGCCGCGCGTCAGCAGCTCCGACACGAGCGCCTTGCCGAGGCCCCGGTTGCCGCCCGTGACGAGGGCGACGGTTCCTTCGATGCGGGTCACTGTGGTCCGTCCAATCGTTCGATGATGGTCGCGTTGGCAAGGCCGCCGGCCTCGCACATCGTCTGCAGCCCGTACCGGCCGCCGGTCTGCTCGAGCACCGACAGCAGGGTCGTCATCAGCCGGGCGCCGCTCGCGCCCAGCGGGTGCCCGATCGCCGTCGCGCCGCCGTTGACGTTCACCTTCGCCGGGTCGGCGCCGGTCTCGTGCAGCCAGGCCAGCACGACGCTGGTGAACGCCTCGTTCACCTCGAACGCGTCGATGTCGGCCGGCGTCAGCCCGGCGCGGCCGAGCACTTTCGCCGTCGCCGGGACGATGCCCAGCAGCATGAGCAGCGGGTCGTCGCCGACGACGGCGAACGAGTGCAGCCGGGCCCGCGGCCGCAGCCCGAGCCGTCGCGCCGTCTCGCGCTCGACGATGAGGACGGCCGCCGCGCCGTCGTTGACCGGCGACGAGTTGCCGGCGGTGACGTGCCAGCCGATCTCCGGGAACCGCCGCTCCCAGACGTCGGCCCGGAACGACGGCTTCAGCCCGGCCAGCGCCTCGGCCGAGGTGTCCGGCCGGACCGACTGGTCGACGGCGAGGTCGGCGCCGGGGACGGGGACGACCTCGGCGGCGAACCGGCCGTCGCGCCAGGCGGCGGCCGCCCGCTGGTGGCTGACCAGCGCGAACTCGTCCAGCCGCTCGCGCGACAGGTCGTAGCGGGCGGCGATCAGCTCGGCGCTGACGCCCTGCGGCACCAGCCCGTCCGGATACCGCGCGGCGACGGCGTCGCCGAGGAAGTCCTGGCCGGCCGCCTGCGAACCGATCGGGACCCGGCTCATCGACTCGACACCCGACGCGATGGCGACGTCGTAGGCGCCGCTGATGACGCCCTGCGCCGCGAAGTGGACGGCCTGCTGGCTGCTGCCGCACTGGCGGTCGACGGTGACGGCGGGCACCGACTCGGGGAAGCCGGCGGCCAGCACGGCCCAGCGGGCGGTGTTCATGCTCTGCTCGCCGATCTGCCCGACGGCGCCACTGATGACGTCGTCGACGGCGGCCGGGTCGAGGCCGGTGCGCTCGGCGAGCGCGCGGAGGACGGTCGCATGGAGGTCGACGGGATGGACGCCGGCCAGCGCTCCGCCCGGCTTGCCCCGGCCGAGTGGCGTACGGACTGCGTCGACGATGACTGCTTCTCGCATGACACCACTCTAACTGCTGAGTTGGACAATCCAACCCACGACTCCGACGCGCCCTCCCGCGTTGATCTTGGAGTTGTTCGGCAATCGCGGGGCGAAGTGTCCGGTAGATACCCGAACAACTCCAAGATCAACTTGGCCGTAGGGGCGGGAGGTTCGGGGCAGGCGCGGGCGGACGTACACTCGCGGCGTGGACGCCGACTCCGTCGACCTCGACGAGTTCGAGAGTATGGTCGACCAGGCCCTGGAGGAACTGCCCGACTGGGTGCAGGACGCCGTCGCCGGCATCGCGATCATGGTCGACGACCAGCCGCCGGCCGACTGGCACGGCCGTGGCCTGCTGCTCGGCCAGTTCCACGGGGTGGCCCGGACGCGCATCGGCGGCCGGGTGCCGGGCAGCCTGCCGGACCGCATCGAGCTGTACCGCGTCCCGATCCTGAAGGTCAGCCAGACGCGCGACGACGTCGAGGCGCGGGTGCGCAAGGTGCTGGGGCACGAGATCGGGCATGCATTCGGCATCGAGGAGACCCGGCTGCGCGAGCTCGGGTGGTACTGATCGGGGGCACCGTGCAGACTATGTTTGCCCAGGCCAGAGGCCCCTTGCCGCAACATTTCGATGCTGTCTACCGTCCGAACGGACCACCTTCGGGAACTGAACTGACGAAATATCCCGAACGGCTTTTGCCGCCTCCACGCGCCTGAGTAGGGTTACGCAACTGGGGGGCGATCTGTAGCGGCTTCGTGCGAATTTCGCCAGATCTCCCTCCGGGAACCAGAAGGGATCTCGGTCGATCAGCAGGGCTCGGCAAGAGAAGTCGACGGGACGCCGGCGTGGCCAGGGAGCCAGGTCCAGCGGTCCCCGGTTCGGCGTGTCCCGGCGCTCGCCGTCCGGCTGGGTGTTCGACAAGGTCCGCCGCTACCCGGTCGTCATCGTGTGCGCGTTCGCGGCCACCCTCGGCATCACGCTCGGCAACATGCTGGTGCCCAGCATCGACCACGCGCTCGGCATCAGCCCGTTCCCGTCCGCCGACCAGGTCATCGCCTCGCCCGACGACGAGTCCGACCGGCCGTCCGGCAGCGCCGACCCGGACGAGACGCCCACCGACGGTGACTCCGCCTCCGCCGATCCCGACGACGACGGTGACGGCGGCGGCGGCGACGGCCAGTCCGGTGACGACGACGGCGGCGACTCCTCCGACGAGCCCGACGCCGAGCCGGGTGGCGGCGACGGCACCGGCTCCGGCGACGACGAGCCGTCCGACGACCCCGGCGAGACCGAGTCCGACGGCCCCGGCGACACCCCGTCCGGCAACGACCCGTCCGACGAGGCGAGCGACGACGCCACCGAGGTGCCCGGCACCGACTTCCCCACCGACCGGCCGTCCGGCTCGCCGACCGATGACGACGACTCGACGCCCACCGACAAGCCGACCGTCAGCAAGCCGACGGAGACGCCGTCGAACGAGGACGACGACGAACCGTCCGACGACGAGGACGACGAGAACGAGGGCATCTGCCTCGAGATCGACCTCTCGCCGCTGGAGCTGGCGCTCTGCCTGCTCGGCGGCGGCCAGGCCAGCCCGTCGCCGGTGCCGTACCTGCCGTTGCCGACACCCACGCCCACCCCGACGCCCGAGGCGACGCCGGAGCCCTGAGGGGTCAGCCGAACGTCCGGTCCAGGTGGGCCAGGCCCAGCCGCGCGTACTCGGCGGCGCCGCTGTTCTCGACGCCGTAGGCGATGTCCTCGAGCAGCGCGCACCGCGCGTAGAACGCGATCCGCTCCGGCCCGACGGCGTCCGCGTCGCCGCCGTAGCGGGCGACGATCCGCTCGACGACGTCCTGGCCGAGGTCGCGGTACAGGCGGCCGAGGTCGACGGCGGGATCGGCGATCGCCGCGTCCGTCCAGTCGATGACGCCGGTGATCGCCCCGCCGCCGACCAGCACGTGCTCCGCGCCGAGGTCGTTGTGGCAGAACGTCAGCCGCGGCGGCGGACCGGGCGGCGGCGCGGCGAGGAACGCCTCGACCCGGCGCCGGTCGGCCGGCGCGACGACCGCGGCCGCCGTCTCGTAGGACGTCGCCGCGGCCGCCAGCCACTCCGCGCCCGGTGCGTCGTCGACCTCGACCAGCGCGGACAACGCGCTGTCCGCGTCGTGCAGGCCGGTGAGGAACTCCGCCAGCGGAGCAGCCAGTGCGGCGGGGTCCGCGACCGGGTGGAACAGCAGCGGCGCGCCCGGCAGCTTGCGGTACGCGAGGATGCCGGTCGGCTCGTCGACGAACACCGGCTCCGGCACCGGCAGGCTGGACACCGCCGCGACCGCCGTCAGCAGCGCCGCCTCGTGCCGGGCCGCCGCGAGCCGCACGCCGGGCCCGTCGTCGCGGGACCGGCGCAGCACCAGCTCGCCGCCGATCTCGTAGGCGATGTTGTCCAGGCCGGCGCCGAGCGGAACGACCGGCGCGCCCGCGTAGCGGGGCGACTCGCGGGCGAGCGCCGCGCGGATGTCGTCGAGCATGCTGGCGAACGTACCCGCCGTCCGCGAGACTGCAAGACATGCCGAGCAAGGTCAACGTCGACGTCGAGGGCCGCACCCTGGGTCTGAGCAACCTCGAGAAGGTGCTCTACCCCGAGACCGGGACGACCAAGGGCGAGATCATCCAGTACTACACGCACGCGGCGTCCGCGCTGCTGCCGCATCTGCGCGACCGGCCGGTCACCCGCAAGCGCTGGCCCAACGGCGTCGAGGAGGCGAACTTCTTCGAGAAGAACGCCCCCCGCGGCACGCCGTCGTGGGTGCGGACGGCCGAGCTGCCGTCGCCGGGCTCGACGATGGACCGCGAGACCGTCGTCTACGTCATGGCCGACGACCTCCCGACGCTGGTGTGGCTGGCCAACCTCGCCGTGCTCGAGCTGCACGTGCCGCAGTGGACGGTGTCCGCCGATGGCGTGGGGACGAACCCCGACCGGCTGGTCGTCGACCTCGACCCCGGCGAGCCGGCCAACGTCATCCAGTGCTGCCAGGTCGCGCTGCTGCTCGGCGAGCTGTTCGACGACGCCGGCCTGCCGTCGTACCCCAAGACCAGCGGGTCCAAGGGCATGCAGATGTACGTCGCGCTCGACGGCTCGGCGACGTCCGACCAGGTCAGCGCCTACGCGCGCGGGCTGGCGCAGCGGCTGGAGGGCGAGCACCCGAAGCTGGTGATCTCGCGGATGGAACGGGCCGCGCGCGGCAACAAGGTCTTCATCGACTGGTCGCAGAACAACTCCGCCAAGACGACGGTCGCGCCGTACTCCGTCCGCGGCCGGGCCCGCCCGACCGTCTCGACGCCGCTCACCTGGGACGAGGTCGAGGCCGGCGCCCGCTCGACGGCGACGAAGCGGCTGCCGCTCCAGTTCGACATCGACGACGTCCTCGGCCGCCTCTCCGACGACGGCGACCTCCTCGAGCCGATGCTGAGCGAGGCGTACGCCCTCCCCGCCCCCGACGACGCCTGACGCCTGCCCGCACCTAAGTTGATCATGGAGAAGGTCGGCTCTGGCGACGGTTTTGAGCCGACCTTCTCCATGATCAACGGGGCCGCGGGGCGGGGCGTCCGCCCACCCGTCCGTCAGCCGTAGGTGACGGGGCCTTCGGGGAGGCCGGGCAGCAGCCCCTGCATCTCGTCGCGGCTCAGGCCGGTCGCCAGCAGGACGTCGACGGCGAGGGAGCGGACCTGAGCGATCACGATCTGCCCGGCGAAACCGCCGGTGTGGTCCAGCGCCTCGGTCGCCATGCGGGCGGCCTCGACGGCGGAGACGCGGGCCTCGCGCGACTCGTCGCCGCGTTCGAGGTCGATGCGGAGCAGGCGAACGGCGCCGGCCAGGGCGCGCAGCGACTGCGGCAGCACCTTCGGCACCGGCTCGTCGCGCTGCAGCAGGCTGATGACGTGCCGGCACAGCACGCGGGTGTTGCGGGTCATGTGGTCCAGCGGCGTGGCGACGTCGAGGTAGGCGGCGAGGTGACCGCGTTTCTGCCAGCGGACCGGTGCGATGCGGGCCACCTCGTTGGCACCTTCCAGCGCCGAGTGCATCGCGTCGACGTCGGTCTGGGTGTCGCGGGCGCGCTCCAGGGCCTCGGTGGCCATCGTCCGGTCCCGGTCGGCGAGCGCGTGCGAGGCCGACTCCAGCACCTCGGCGACGGTGGTGAGCAGCGGGTCGATCTGCCGCCGCGCCGCGGAGACCGGGTTCAGCGGCAGCAGCAGGATGCTGATCGCCAGCCCGACGCCGCAGCCGACCAGGGCGTCGACGAAGCGGTCGAGGTTGAGGCCGGTCGGGTCGGCCGGCGCCAGCGCGACGACGAGGACGGCGGACGCGCCGGCCTGGGTGACGATCAGCGGGCCGCCGTTGACCAGCAGCGCCGCGATCATCGCCAGCGCGACGACGAGCGCCAGCTGGACCACGCCGCCGCCGATCCACGACACCAGCAGGTCGCCGACCAGCACGCCGACCGCGACGCCGCCGACCAGCTCCAGCACCCGCGGCAGCCGCTGCCCCAGCCCGCCGCCGAGGACGATCAGCGCGGAGATCGGCGCGAAGAACGGCTGGGTGTGGTCGATCGGCGGGATCGTCGCCAGCCACCAGGCCAGCGCCGCGCCGAGCGCCGACTGCACGATCGGCAGCGCCGTGAGCCGGACCCGGCGCAACCGCGTGCCGGCGCTCTCCTTGGACCGCTGCGCCAGTGCCTCGAGCGCCTCCTCACGCCACTGCGAGGACGGGTTCTCGGGCGCGGCGGGCACATCCCCGATCGTAGAGCGCCCGCAGCTCGTGACACGTAGACTCCGGCGCCGTGACGACGAGCAAAGTGTGGCGTAGCGGCCTGACCGCGGCCGGGCTGGCGCTGGTGCTGGCCGGCTGCGGATCGTCCGACGACGGAGACGGCGGCGACGCGGGCTCGACGGCGGCGCCGTCCGCGGCTCCCTCGGGAGCGTCCACCGAGCCGGCCGAGGACGAGCCGGACGACCCGCTGCTGGCCGCGCTCGAGTCGCTGTCGCCGGACTTCGAGGGCGCGACGTCCTGCACCGCCGAGACGCCGCCCGAGATCTACGACGTGAGCGGCGAGGGCCTGCTCACCGGCGCCGAGTGGTACGGCGAAGCGCAGCCGGACGCCCCCGGCGCGCGGCCGGACACGGCCTACGTCGCCGACTTCTGCCTCCCGCCGGAGGGCGACCTGAGCCTGCGGGTCGAGCTCGACCTGCTCGAGTTCGCCGACGAGGACGCGGCGGCGGCCTGGCTCGACGAGCTGGGGGCCGCGACGTCGTTCGGTCAGGTCGTGGTGCGCGGCGAGGCGCCCGAGCCGAGCCCGTGCTCCGCGGACAACCCGAAGGTCGCCACCGCCGCCCAGTCGGCCGCCGGCGAGAACGCCGTCGACGTCGTCGTCACGGATCCGTGCAGCCCGGTGGAGTCCTTCCCCGACCTGGACTGGGAGCACCCGCGGTACAGCTTCGGGCAGGGCGGACGCTGGATCGTCATCGCCTACGCCGAGCAGTCCGGCGGCGGCCAGACCGAGGTCAGCGACGGCCAGATGACGATGCAGCTGACCCGGACCCGCGTCGTCGACGAGGAGAGCCAGACCGCTGTCGTCGAGACCCTCACCGAGGAACTGGCCGATGCCTAACCGGCTACAGGTACAGGCCGGTCTGGCCGTCGGACAACCGCTCGGACGCGACGGCGTGCAGGTCGCGCTCGCGCAGCAGCACGTAGGTCTCGCCGCGCACCTCGACCTCGGCCTTGTCCTCGGGGTCGAACAGCGCGCGGTCGCCGACCTCGACCGTCCGCACGTTGGCGCCGACCGCCACGACCCGGGCCCACGCCAGCCGCCGTCCCATCGCGGCCGTGGCGGGGATGACGATGCCGGCGGACGAGCGGCGTTCGCCGTCCTCTCCGTCCTGGGAGACCAGCACGCGGTCGTGCAGCATGCGGATGGGCAGCTTCTCGGGGTCCTGGGCGGTCACAGTTGTAGAGGGTACGTCCGGACGGCGATCAGTGCCGCCGCGCCCGCCACAGCAGCAGCCCGACCACCAGCGCCGCACCGGCGACGGCGCCGAGCACCTCGAGCCGCGGGCTGCCGTCGGGCGTCGTGAGCCGCGCCCGCAGGCCCGCCGTCCCGTCCTTGACCAGCCGCGACGGCGTCAGCCGCGTCGTCAGCTCGTCGATGTTGGCGGACAGCCGCTCGGTGCGGGCGGCGATCTCGGTCTCGATCTGGCGCACGCTGCGGCCGCGCTTGGCCAGCTCGGCCTGCACCTCGGGCGCCATCGGCATCGGCTGGCGCGACGCCGGCAGCACGGGCTCGGTCGGGCTCTGATCCGCGGCAGACACGGATCTACCGTACCGATGCGACTGTCCAGTCGTATGGATACGGTGTGAACGTGACTGACTCGCGACTCTCCCCGGGCGACGCCGCGCCCGAGTTCACTCTTCCCGACGCCGACGGCAAGCCCGTCTCGCTCACCGACTACCGGGGCCAGCGCGTCGTCCTCTACTTCTATCCCGCCGCGATGACCCCGGGCTGCACCACGCAGGCCTGCGACTTCCGCGACAACCTCGCCTCGCTGCAGGGCGCCGGGTACACCGTCCTCGGCGTCTCGCCCGACGCGCCGGCCAAGCTGGCGCAGTTCCGCGAGCGCGACCACCTCACCTTCCCGCTGCTGGGCGACGAGAGCCGCGCGACGCTCGAGGCCTACGGCGCATACGGCGAGAAGAAGCTGTACGGCAAGGTCGTGCAGGGCGTCATCCGGTCGACGTTCGTCATCGACGCCGACGGCAAGGTCGAGAAGGCCATGTACAACGTCAAGGCGACCGGGCACGTCGCAAAGCTCCGTCGCGACCTGGGGCTCGACGCGGCGTGACACGTGCCCGCCTGCGCACCGTCCTCGCCGTCGCGCTGATCGTCCTCGGCACGCCGCTGCTGCTCGCCGGCGCGGCCACCGCCGTCTACGTCGGCCCCGACGACACCGTCGAGTACGCGCGCGCCGACGTCTCCGGCGAGGGCTCCGTCGCGGCCACGGCGGTGGACATCGCGACGGTCACCGGCCCGGTCCTGCACGTCAGCGCGCGGATGGCCGACGACAGCGACGTGTTCGTCGGCGTCGGGCACCGCATCCACGTCGACTCCTACCTCGACGGCGTCGGGCAGCAGACGGTCACGGCGGCGGACCTGCGCGGCGAGGTCACGTCGTCGTCGGAGCCCGGTGAGGCAGCCCCGGCCGCGCCGCCCGGCGACCTGGACTGGTGGGAGTCCCGTGCCTCCGGGCCGGGCTGGCAGGGCGTCTCGTACGAGCTGACCGACGAGCCGGTCCGCGTCGTCGTCATGTCGCCGTCGGCGTCCGGCGAGCCGCTGGACGTCGAGCTGAGCCTCGGCGCCGAGGTCGACGGGATCTTCCTGACCGGGGTGCTGGTGGGGGTCGGCGGGCTCCTGCTGATCGCCGGCGGCGTCCTGCTGATCTGGCTGCGGCGGCGACGGCGCAAGCGCAAGCTGCGCGCCGTCCCCGACGAGAAGAAGACGCCCGAGGAGAAGAAGGACGAGCCGCCGGGCGACCCGCACGCACCCTTCAAGAAGCCCGCCGAGGAGCCGGAGAAGGAGAAGGTCGCGACCGTCACGCCGCTGCCGAAGCGGCCGCTGCCCGAGCGCACCCCGCCGCCCCCGGCGCCCGCCCCGCCGCCGAAGCCGTCCGCCCGCATCGCCGTCGTGCTCGGGCTGACCGGGCTGGTCACCGCCTGCGCCCAGGTGCCGGGCGAGGTCGACGAGGGCGCGCGCGACGCGCTGATCCCGGCCATCACGACCGACCGCGCCGAGAGCTTCTTCGAGCAGTACAACGAGGTCGTCGGCGCGGCCGCCGGCGGCACCGGCGACGCCCCGCTGGCCGAGGTCGAGGGCGGCGCGCTACTGGCGACGTCGCAGTTCGCGGCCGAGCAGCAGCAGGCCACCGGCGTCGCGCCTGAGTCGCTGCCGACCGACCTCACCCCGTCGGTCGTGCTGTCGCCGCAGGTCGGCGAGTACCCGATGTGGGCGGTCGTCACCGGCGAGGCCTCGGCCGGCGGCGCGGCGTCGTGGTACCTCCTCACCCGCGAGAACGCCGCGTCGCCGTGGCTGGCCACCCTCGCCGTCCACCCCGCCGAGGGCACGTCCGTCACCGCTCCGCTCACGGCCGACGGTGCCGCCGTCGTCGCCGACGATGCCGCCGCCGCCCGCGGCGACGAGGTGCTCGAGGTGCTGCGCGCCTACGGCGAGACCGGCGAGGAGCCCGAGGGCATCGACCTCGCCTTCGCCGACGGCCTCACCAACCTGCCCGCACACGGCCTGCAGCTCGACACCGCCCCGCCCGAGTTCGGCACCGCGTCGCGCAGCTGCGCCGTCGAGAACGCCGGAGAGGTCCACTGGCTGCAGACCGAGTACGGCGCCGTCGCGCTGGCCTCGATCAGCTGCACGCAGTCGGTGACGGTGAACCCCGGCTTCTCCGTGGTGATCGAGGAGGCCGGCCTGGGCACCATTCCGGGCGGTTCGCAGATCTCGCAGGCGGAGATCTCCCAGAACGCCACCTTCATCCTCTCCGTCGACACCGACGGATCCGCGACGGTGGTCGGGCAGCGCATGCAGCCCATCGGCATGACCTGGTCGCTCCCCTGACCCAGCCGCGGAGCCCGGGTGCCCTACGATGGCCGATGCGCGGGAGTGGCGGAATTGGCAGACGCGCGACGTTTAGGCCGTCGTGTCTTCGGACGTAGGGGTTCAAGTCCCCTCTCCCGCACCGGGCACTCCAAGGCCGACGGTGCCCCCGCGGTTCTGTCCGGGGGTCGTGGTGTGATCTCCACCAGCACCGTGCTGCGCCGCGACGGCATCCCCCCTGCCCCGGCCTGACGCCGCACACCGTCGAACCATCAGGGGGGAACGACATGGGCATCAAGGACAAGCTGCTGGACCTGTGGCAGCGCGACGCATCCGCCGTGGTGCACGGCTGGCTGCCGGGCACCGGCACGACGTACGGCGTGGGCGAGACCGGCCGGCGCTATCTGCAGGTCAGCTGCCTCGACCTCGCGATCAGATACGACCGCCAGCGGCTCGGCGAGCGCCGTCCCGTCCTCCAGTCGCTGGTCACGTGACCAGACGGGAACGAGCGCATCCCCGTCTCGCGCACGCTCGGCCCGTCCAGCTTCACCGGTCTCCATGACGGCAGCTTCGCGCAGCTCCTGCAGAGCAACGTGGCGTTGACCGGCGACCTGCCGATGAACGAGGGCTACGTCGACGTCGTCGTCGGGCTGCTGGCGGCACCCGGAGAAGGGCTGCTGGACAAGGCGACCGAGTTCCTGGGCGACCTCGCGGAGCTCACACGGGTGCCGCAGCTGACCGCCGCCGCCGGGGTGGCGACCAAGATCACCGCCGGGGTCGACAAGCTGCTCGGCACCGACGAGACGATCGGCCTGCTCGCGTTGCAGACGTCGATCAACGCGGACGGCCTGCGCGACGGCTACTACGTCGCCACCAACTGGCCGGCGGCGAACGGCGGCCTGGATCGGCTCCGCGTCACCGACGCCCGCCTCGAGGTCCTGCACGACGACCAGGTGTGGCGGCCGGCCGCCGGGTTCGACTACTTCGTCCTCGAGGTGGCGACGACCGGCAGCCATCCCGACCGCTGGCGGCAGCTCGGGGCGATGCCCAAGGTGGTCAAGGACGCCCTGAGCCAACTGGCCAAAGCGGTGTCGGACGACGACGTCGCGGCCGCCGGCAGCGCGGTCCGGGTCGCGATCGTCGAGGTCGAATTCGAGCCCAACCTGACCGTCGAGGACCGTGCGATCGCCGCCGACCGCATCGCCGCCGCAGGGGTCGAGCGGCGCAAGGTGATCCTCACGAAGCAAGCCGGGGAGGCCTCCGGCGACAGCGACCGGGCCGAGATCCTCGGCAAGCTCCAGTCGATCGATCTCGTCGGCGCGGACGTGACGAAGCGCCTCTCACTGATGCGGCAGCGCGCGTTCGGCTAACGGAATTCAGCCGGCGGTCTTGACGTGCATCCACAGGACGACGTCGAGGATGCGCAGGGGCGGGTCGTGCAGGTCGGACTCGCGGATCGCGGACTCCTGGGTCACCTCCTTGAGCCGCCCCTGCACGTCGGCGTCGGTGATGAGGTGCTGGTAGACGAGCCAGTCGACGCGGCGGTCCTGGCCGACGCCGAGGAGGCCGCGGGTGACGAGGGAGTCGC is from Jiangella alkaliphila and encodes:
- a CDS encoding DUF3618 domain-containing protein, coding for MSAADQSPTEPVLPASRQPMPMAPEVQAELAKRGRSVRQIETEIAARTERLSANIDELTTRLTPSRLVKDGTAGLRARLTTPDGSPRLEVLGAVAGAALVVGLLLWRARRH
- a CDS encoding FUSC family protein, whose translation is MPAAPENPSSQWREEALEALAQRSKESAGTRLRRVRLTALPIVQSALGAALAWWLATIPPIDHTQPFFAPISALIVLGGGLGQRLPRVLELVGGVAVGVLVGDLLVSWIGGGVVQLALVVALAMIAALLVNGGPLIVTQAGASAVLVVALAPADPTGLNLDRFVDALVGCGVGLAISILLLPLNPVSAARRQIDPLLTTVAEVLESASHALADRDRTMATEALERARDTQTDVDAMHSALEGANEVARIAPVRWQKRGHLAAYLDVATPLDHMTRNTRVLCRHVISLLQRDEPVPKVLPQSLRALAGAVRLLRIDLERGDESREARVSAVEAARMATEALDHTGGFAGQIVIAQVRSLAVDVLLATGLSRDEMQGLLPGLPEGPVTYG
- a CDS encoding phosphotransferase family protein, whose translation is MLDDIRAALARESPRYAGAPVVPLGAGLDNIAYEIGGELVLRRSRDDGPGVRLAAARHEAALLTAVAAVSSLPVPEPVFVDEPTGILAYRKLPGAPLLFHPVADPAALAAPLAEFLTGLHDADSALSALVEVDDAPGAEWLAAAATSYETAAAVVAPADRRRVEAFLAAPPPGPPPRLTFCHNDLGAEHVLVGGGAITGVIDWTDAAIADPAVDLGRLYRDLGQDVVERIVARYGGDADAVGPERIAFYARCALLEDIAYGVENSGAAEYARLGLAHLDRTFG
- the ligD gene encoding non-homologous end-joining DNA ligase, producing MPSKVNVDVEGRTLGLSNLEKVLYPETGTTKGEIIQYYTHAASALLPHLRDRPVTRKRWPNGVEEANFFEKNAPRGTPSWVRTAELPSPGSTMDRETVVYVMADDLPTLVWLANLAVLELHVPQWTVSADGVGTNPDRLVVDLDPGEPANVIQCCQVALLLGELFDDAGLPSYPKTSGSKGMQMYVALDGSATSDQVSAYARGLAQRLEGEHPKLVISRMERAARGNKVFIDWSQNNSAKTTVAPYSVRGRARPTVSTPLTWDEVEAGARSTATKRLPLQFDIDDVLGRLSDDGDLLEPMLSEAYALPAPDDA
- a CDS encoding GroES family chaperonin, whose protein sequence is MLHDRVLVSQDGEDGERRSSAGIVIPATAAMGRRLAWARVVAVGANVRTVEVGDRALFDPEDKAEVEVRGETYVLLRERDLHAVASERLSDGQTGLYL
- the bcp gene encoding thioredoxin-dependent thiol peroxidase, with the translated sequence MTDSRLSPGDAAPEFTLPDADGKPVSLTDYRGQRVVLYFYPAAMTPGCTTQACDFRDNLASLQGAGYTVLGVSPDAPAKLAQFRERDHLTFPLLGDESRATLEAYGAYGEKKLYGKVVQGVIRSTFVIDADGKVEKAMYNVKATGHVAKLRRDLGLDAA
- a CDS encoding metallopeptidase family protein — translated: MDADSVDLDEFESMVDQALEELPDWVQDAVAGIAIMVDDQPPADWHGRGLLLGQFHGVARTRIGGRVPGSLPDRIELYRVPILKVSQTRDDVEARVRKVLGHEIGHAFGIEETRLRELGWY
- a CDS encoding SDR family oxidoreductase; this translates as MTRIEGTVALVTGGNRGLGKALVSELLTRGAARVYAAARDPRTVVADDPRVVPLRLDVTSDDDARAAVDAAGDVQVLVNNAGGLVSASFLDSPIDDVRTEFETNFYGPLRVTRAFVPVIEANGGGHLLNVHSVLSWLAISGSYSASKAALWSQTNSLRLELRERGIGVTGLHSAYIDTDMAAEVTAPKSAPGDVARLAFDAVEAGEFEVLVDDVSRQVKAGLAGDVGALYPQLAAS
- a CDS encoding winged helix-turn-helix transcriptional regulator yields the protein MTGAVAECSIANALAVVGERWSFLVLREVLLGRVRFDEIVANTGGSRDILAARLRTLVDAGVLEKRLYDEHPRRFEYLPTESGRALRPILLSLMEWGDRYVTQGPPPTVWEHSCGAELHVATVCAACGAPVGGGGTGSSRLLRLGGVDVPAG
- a CDS encoding thiolase family protein; the encoded protein is MREAVIVDAVRTPLGRGKPGGALAGVHPVDLHATVLRALAERTGLDPAAVDDVISGAVGQIGEQSMNTARWAVLAAGFPESVPAVTVDRQCGSSQQAVHFAAQGVISGAYDVAIASGVESMSRVPIGSQAAGQDFLGDAVAARYPDGLVPQGVSAELIAARYDLSRERLDEFALVSHQRAAAAWRDGRFAAEVVPVPGADLAVDQSVRPDTSAEALAGLKPSFRADVWERRFPEIGWHVTAGNSSPVNDGAAAVLIVERETARRLGLRPRARLHSFAVVGDDPLLMLLGIVPATAKVLGRAGLTPADIDAFEVNEAFTSVVLAWLHETGADPAKVNVNGGATAIGHPLGASGARLMTTLLSVLEQTGGRYGLQTMCEAGGLANATIIERLDGPQ